In Euphorbia lathyris chromosome 9, ddEupLath1.1, whole genome shotgun sequence, the following are encoded in one genomic region:
- the LOC136205128 gene encoding abscisic acid receptor PYL4, whose translation MPSNPPKSSLLLHRINSNATNSSIATTASGCHRRCSPLSFSTPVPDNVARYHTHGIGPNQCSSVVIQQISAPVSTVWSVVRRFDNPQAYKHFVKSCHVLVGDGDVGTLREVHVISGLPAENSTERLEILDDDRHVISFSVLGGDHRLANYKSVTTLHPTPAGNGTVVIESYVVDIPPGNTKEETCVFVDTIVRCNLQSLAQIADNLARRLNPIRE comes from the coding sequence ATGCCTTCAAATCCTCCCAAATCCTCCCTCCTCCTCCACCGGATCAATAGCAACGCAACCAACTCTTCCATCGCCACCACGGCTTCCGGTTGCCACAGACGCTGCTCTCCTCTTTCTTTCTCCACACCTGTTCCTGACAACGTCGCGCGCTATCATACTCACGGAATCGGCCCCAACCAGTGCTCTTCCGTAGTCATCCAGCAGATCTCCGCTCCTGTCTCCACCGTCTGGTCCGTCGTCAGACGATTCGATAATCCTCAAGCCTACAAACATTTCGTCAAGAGCTGCCACGTTCTCGTCGGAGATGGTGACGTCGGTACTCTCCGCGAGGTCCACGTCATATCCGGACTCCCCGCCGAGAACAGCACCGAACGCCTCGAGATCTTAGATGATGACCGCCACGTCATCAGCTTCAGCGTCCTCGGCGGAGATCACAGGCTGGCTAATTATAAATCGGTCACCACTCTCCACCCTACTCCGGCGGGTAACGGCACCGTGGTCATCGAGTCTTACGTTGTGGATATTCCTCCCGGGAACACGAAGGAGGAGACGTGTGTATTTGTGGACACCATCGTACGCTGCAACCTCCAGTCACTCGCTCAGATCGCCGATAACTTGGCCAGACGCCTAAATCCAATTCGCGAGTGA